The Morococcus cerebrosus sequence GGAAGCGCGGGCGGGCAATCCAGAGCCGCGTTACCGCGATGTACCGCTGGGCAGTATCAATTCCATGGGTTTGCCGAATCAAGGCATTGATTACTATCTGGATTATTTGCTGAGCCTTCAAGAATCGCAGCCCGAACGGACATTTTTCCTCTCGCTGGTCGGTATGTCGCCCGATGAAACACACACGCTGTTGAAAAAAGTGCAAAACAGCGGTTTTAAAGGCATTACCGAACTCAACCTTTCCTGCCCGAACGTCCCCGGCAAGCCGCAAATCGCCTACGACTTTGAAACGACCGAGCGGATTTTGGGCGAAGCCTTCGGCTACTTCGACAAGCCTTTAGGCATCAAACTGCCGCCGTATTTCGACATCGTCCATTTCGACCAAGCGGCGGAAGTGTTCAACCGCCATCCGCTGAAATTCGTCAACTGCGTCAATTCCATCGGCAACGGCATGTATATCGAAGACGAATCCGTTGTGATCCGACCTAAAAACGGCTTTGGAGGCATAGGCGGCGAATACATCAAACCGACCGCGCTTGCCAACGTCCACGCGTTCTACCAAAGATTGAATCCGTCCATCCAAATCATCGGTACAGGCGGCGTTTATACCGGTCGCGATGCGTTCGAACATATCTTGTGCGGCGCAAGCATGGTGCAAATCGGTACGGCGCTGCATCAGCAAGGTGTCGAAGTTTTCGAACGCGTTTCGCTTGGCTTGAAAGCCATCATGGTACAAAAAGGCTACGAGACGCTCGAAGACTTCAAAGGCAAACTGAAATATCTGGGGTAAGTCTGCTCGGATGAAGGGGAAAAGGTCGTCTGAAAACCTGAATCGGGCTTTCAGACGACCTTAGTATTTACGCATTCAGAAATACTCTTCATCTCCCGAACCCGGGTAACTTGCCAAACAACCATTTTCTTTACATGCAAAGCTTTTCTGCGCTTTTTGATTGACATCCCATTCCCAAGAACGGTAAGCGGATCAACACCATCTACGAAAGCGGAACGAACCAATAAGAATCTTTTTCGCTGCCATATTTTTCTTTTACCCCACTAAAAGCGAAGTCATACTGAGCGAACCTGCGACAAGGTTGTCGTTGAAAAACGTAATGGCATCATCCGGTTCGCGCAATGCCATGATGCAAAGAAAAGGCAGATAATGTTCCGGCGTCGGCACGGAGAGCATCGCCTTTTCGCCCAGCCGTTCGTAATGAATCAAAGTGTCGTCATCCCGCTCAACAATCGCCTGATTGACCGCTTCGCGGAACGCAAACGCCCAATCATAACCCGCGCCGATTTGATTGATATGCGCCCTGCTCATCACGCTCAGATTATGGATAATATTGCCGCTGCCGATAATCAACACACCCTGTTCGCGCAAGGCGGATAATTTTTTCGCCAAATTGAAATGCCATTCCGCCGATTGCGAACGGTTCAGGCTGAGTTGTACCACAGGAATATCAGCATCAGGATACAGAAATTTCAACACCGCCCACGCACCATGATCAAAACCGCGTGTCGGGTTCAGTCCGACATTTTCCGGCTGCAATAACGAGCGCACCTGCTCCGCCAATTCGGGCGAACCGGGCGCCGGATACTGAACTTGGCTCAGCTCTTCAGGAAATCCGTAAAAATCGTAAATCATTTCAGGATGTTCGCCCGATGTAACCTGCAAACGGCTGCTGTACCAATGCGCTGAAATCATCAAAATCGCTTTGGGTTTGGCAAACTTTTGCGTAATCAGGCTGAGATTTTGGTTGAACGGATTTTCCTTATCCAACACATTCATCGGACTACCATGCCCAACAAACAATACAGGCATTTTTTTCATCATTGCCTCCTTAAAATATTTGATGAGGCGGATTGTACGGATAAATGATTAAGCAATAAATCTCAATTTATGAACAATATAATTTCCCAATAGGAAATGATGAAGTATTCTTTGGCTTTGCTGCAAAGTTAAAAAGAGGTCCGAAGATTCGGATTTCAATAGCAATACCTAAATCAATCTAACAAATCTGCCTAAAAGCACTTAATTCTATGACTGATAACTCAACGCCAGAATATTATTTTTTAATAGCAAATTGAGACCTTTGCAAAAAAGCCTTTCCCCCAACAGCCGAAACCCAAACACAGGTTTTCGTCTATTTCCGCCCCTAATTGCTCCTGATTTTACCCAAATGCCCCCTTAATCCTCCCCGGATACCTGATAATCAGGCATCCGGGCCGCCTTTTAGGCGGCAACAGACACACTTAGCCTGTTAGCCGCTTTCAACAGGTTCAAACACATCGCATTCAGATGGCTTTGCGCACTCACTTTGAGCAAACCAAAATAGGCTGCCTGGGCGTAGCGGAATTTACGGTGCAGCGTACCAAAGCTTTGTTCGACCGCATAACGGGTCTTCGACAAATAGCGGTTACGTTTGGTTTGCGCTTCCGTCAGCGGACGGTTGCGGTGGGCTTTGCGCATAATGCCGTCCAGCAACTGATGCTCTTTTAGATGTTGCCGGTTTTCCTTACTGTCATAGCCTTTATCGGCATAGACGGTCGTACCTTCGGCAATGCCTTCCAACAAAGGCAACAGGTGGTTGCACTCATGTGTATTGGCCCCAAGCCGCCTAACGCTCCTCCAGCCCGGCCAAAATCGCACAATCCGGGCAGTCGTCTCCCGCGCAGGCATCGTGCCAGCGTTGCAGCTCGGCCACCATGCCCTGCAAGCGTTCGATTTTGGCTTCCAGCTCGGCGATGTGCCGCGCGGTGAGAGTTTTCACTTCGCGGCTGGTGCGCTGCGGATTGTGTTGCAGGCTCAAAAGCTGCCCGATCTGCGGCAGCGAAAAGCCCACTTCCCGCGCATGGCGGATAAAGCGCAGCCGGGCAAGGTCGGCCTGTCCGTAGCGGCGGTAGCTCGCTTCGCTGCGCGCGGCCGGGGCGATTAGGCCGTGCTTTTCGTAGTCGCGGATTTGTTTGGCGGAAAG is a genomic window containing:
- a CDS encoding dihydroorotate oxidase, producing MPSLRTQIAGFSFDNCLMNAAGVACMTVEELEEVRQSAAGSFVTKTATLEARAGNPEPRYRDVPLGSINSMGLPNQGIDYYLDYLLSLQESQPERTFFLSLVGMSPDETHTLLKKVQNSGFKGITELNLSCPNVPGKPQIAYDFETTERILGEAFGYFDKPLGIKLPPYFDIVHFDQAAEVFNRHPLKFVNCVNSIGNGMYIEDESVVIRPKNGFGGIGGEYIKPTALANVHAFYQRLNPSIQIIGTGGVYTGRDAFEHILCGASMVQIGTALHQQGVEVFERVSLGLKAIMVQKGYETLEDFKGKLKYLG
- the ygiD gene encoding 4,5-DOPA dioxygenase extradiol, translated to MKKMPVLFVGHGSPMNVLDKENPFNQNLSLITQKFAKPKAILMISAHWYSSRLQVTSGEHPEMIYDFYGFPEELSQVQYPAPGSPELAEQVRSLLQPENVGLNPTRGFDHGAWAVLKFLYPDADIPVVQLSLNRSQSAEWHFNLAKKLSALREQGVLIIGSGNIIHNLSVMSRAHINQIGAGYDWAFAFREAVNQAIVERDDDTLIHYERLGEKAMLSVPTPEHYLPFLCIMALREPDDAITFFNDNLVAGSLSMTSLLVG
- the cueR gene encoding Cu(I)-responsive transcriptional regulator → MMNISQAAAESGLSAKQIRDYEKHGLIAPAARSEASYRRYGQADLARLRFIRHAREVGFSLPQIGQLLSLQHNPQRTSREVKTLTARHIAELEAKIERLQGMVAELQRWHDACAGDDCPDCAILAGLEER